The following coding sequences are from one Nitrospirota bacterium window:
- a CDS encoding polymer-forming cytoskeletal protein: MANQETVVPSVEKDENVIAFVGKGVEFKGIISYNGTVRIDGVLDGEIHTEGTLLVGEEAVLTAKVSAGTVVSKGKITGDIIAKEKIRLLAPAVLNGSVKTPMLSMEEGVLFNGSIEMSRAEVHDLQREAGLRAVNAPVSNIKRVTG, from the coding sequence AATGTCATTGCCTTTGTCGGCAAAGGCGTGGAGTTCAAGGGCATCATCAGCTACAACGGCACGGTTCGCATTGACGGCGTGCTGGACGGAGAAATTCATACAGAAGGAACCCTGTTGGTCGGCGAAGAAGCCGTGCTCACCGCCAAGGTCAGCGCGGGCACGGTTGTGAGCAAAGGCAAGATCACCGGGGACATCATTGCCAAGGAGAAAATCCGGCTCCTGGCCCCGGCAGTGCTCAACGGGTCGGTCAAGACGCCGATGCTCTCCATGGAGGAGGGGGTCCTCTTCAACGGCAGCATCGAGATGTCGCGTGCGGAGGTCCACGACCTGCAGCGTGAAGCCGGGCTGCGGGCCGTCAATGCGCCGGTCAGCAACATCAAGCGGGTAACAGGCTAG